DNA from Coriobacteriaceae bacterium:
TAATCGGGAAGCCATGTCACATAGACGTTGGAGCGCTTCTCGAACTCGCCCGGCATACGATAGTTCTCGTACATGGTTGGTCCTTCCGTCGGGTTTCCCGCGATGCTGTCCGGCCGCGACAATAGCGGGGTTTCACCTGCTATAGTACTACTATACCTACCGTTCGGTAGATAATTTTGAATAATTGCCGCTCGCCTACTGATACATACCGTTCGCCGTATATAGTGGTCATGTTTGGACACGAATTGATGTTCCGTTGCCATCCTTAATAATGTTGGTAGTGCGGAAGTGATTTGCAATGGAGAAATGCAGCGTGAGCACAAGAAAAAAAATATTGGACGCAATGTACGATCTTGTGGCAGAAGTCGGTTATGACAAAGCGTCTATCGGAAAGATTTGCGACTTTGTCGGTATATCCAAGCCGTCGGTGTACTACTACTTTCCCTCAAAAGAGGAGATTTTCACTACGCTCTTGGACAGCATGTTTCCGACCATTGACTATCAGCGCGACTACTCGCTAATAGTCGATAGGGACGGGTTCAAGGCCGCGCTTATCGAGCTCGGCAATTCAGTTATAGGTGGCTATCGAAGCGATGAAAAGCGCCGGCGCGTGCTGGCCGAGGTTAGCGTTCAAGCAAATCGAATTCCTGCAGTTCAGGAACGTCAAGCGACGGCGACCAAACGAACCATGGATGCGCTTAAAGACATCCTTCTTCATGGTGTAGAGATTGGCGCGTTTTCCGATAGCGCCGACGTAATGCTCTACGTACAAATTCTTTATACCGTTCTGGAGGGAGCAAGCAATACGGTCGCTCAAGGTGAGGATATTGATGAGAAAGCGGTTTGGGCGGGAATAGTCGAGCTTATGTTCAAATAAACCAGCCAAGCTGAAGCGCATGTTGGCACCCATGGTGCCTGCGGGCAACCTTTAAAACGAAAACAGGGGTCGACTCCAGTCTGGCTTGGAGTCGACCCCTGTTGCATGGCAATCTATGCCGATGCAAATCGGCGCTTATTACTTTTCAGCAGCCTTATTGAGAAAGCCGGAAACGATAGCAAACGCAGCAATCATAAGGTTGCAGGCAATGCAGAAGATAAATACTCCCTGGAATGACCCTGCCATGCCGTAAACCTTCATCATGACCGGCATTCCAAAAGCACCGACGACATAGCCCGCTGAGCAAACGATCGAATAGATCCTTCCAAAATCGCGTGATCCAAAGAGCGAGAGGAGAAGCATCGGCATTGCGGTTCCAACGATGGCGAACATGACATCGTTTACACCAGCTGCAATGATGGAAACGGTCTCATTGCTTCCGCCAATGATAAGAAGCAGGAATGAAAGAATGCTGACACCTGTCCATGCGACCGTTGCTTTAATAGCGCCAAGCTTGTCGCATGTTTTGCCCACGAAGGGATTTAGGAAGATATCGGAGAGTGAAGCTGCCGAGACCATTAAGCTTCCTACGATAGGATTGAAACCGACCTCGCTTGCATAGGTTGGAAACAGCTGGTTCATGCAGCAGGTGAGCTGCGCCACGCAAAGCAAGAGGACACAGAGAATAAAAGACGGCGTTTTCGCGGCATCGCGGAGTGCCATGCCCGAAAGGACATCTTCCTGCTCATCGGCGCTGCAGCTCTCATGGGTTTCGGAGGCGGTCTCTCCGTACGGAAGCATATTGCGATCAGAGGGGTTAAGGCGAATGATAAATGCGCTTGCAGGCAAAATCATAGCTGCAGAAACGGCCGCAAGCACGATGTATCCCGTACGCCAGCCTTGCTGCTCGATGACCAGTGTAATGACAGGACTCAATAACAGCGTGCAGAGAGAATTAACGCCCCAAGCGAGGCCGATGGCGAGACCGGACGATTTGCTGAACCATTGGTCAATGACATCGGACATGCAGACGCCCGTTGTAAACGAAAAGCAGATGCCGATCGCTGCGGCGGAGACGGTGAACATCCAGACCTCGGTGTAGAACGCCATTGCGGCGCCGGCGGCAATAAGGACGAGTTCAATGCAAATATGCCATGGTTTGCCGATTACTTTTGGAATGAAGCGACTCAAAAGCGGAAGCCCAAGCGCAAGGCCAAGAAGAATCGCGGTGAAATAGAAAGAAAAAGAAGTGTAGTCAAAGCCCAGATCTTCACATACTGGAGCAACGAATGAGCCGGCAATAATGCTATATGTGCCAGTTGTTCCGGCGGACATTAAGCCGAGCGCAATAACGACGACCCAAGCAAATGCGCCGCTTTCACGGAGACAATCTTTTTTGGCTGGTGTGGTGAGAGTCATGGTTGCTCCATTTCTATCGGCAATACATCCTATATGCCTACCGATAGGTATATAAACCAGAGGACTCTTCGTCAAGCATTAAGCGGGGAGAGGGAGTTCTTAACCTGCCGAACGGTAATTAGACCCCGTTTTCGCAAGGGTCTCAATGTGACAAAGGGGCTGTCCCTTTGTCACATCATTCGGAGCGTAGGGCTTCCACAGGATCCTTTTTGGATGCGCTGCGAGCCGGCAGCAGACCGGCGACGACCGTCAGCAGCACCGAAATTGCAATGAGCACCAGCGCATCCTGCACGGGCAAGCTCATCAGATTGGGCACCTGTTTGGCAGCAAGCGCCCAGGCATTAACCGGAAAGCTCACGGCCACCACGACGACAATGGCAAAGACGCCGGAGATGAGGCCTTCGATAAAGGTCTCGGCGTTGAACACGTTTGCCACGTTGCGCTTCGACGCGCCAATCGCGCGCAGGATGCCAATCTCCTTTTTACGCTCCAGCACGCTGATATACGTGATGATGCCGATCATGATGGAGCTCACCACCAAGCTGATGCTCACGAATGCGATGAGCACCAAGCTGATGGTGTTCACGATGTCGGTCACCGAACCCATGATGATGCCCATGTAGTCGGTGTACGAAATTGCCCGATCATCATGGCCAGCGGCTTTGACCTGCTTGTTGTACGCATCGATGTGATCGAGTACGCGCTCCTTGGCCTCAAAGTCGCGCGGGAAAATCTTGACCGAGATGGGATCTGCCTCGTCCGCATAACCCAACGTGGTCAGATTGTTGTCGTAGGTGAGCTTCGACGCCTTCGCATAGCTCATCATGAGCGAGCTCAGGTCCTCGGCGTCCATGTTGGAATGGATGGCACGAGCAAAGGCGCTCGCATCCACACGCATAGCGCTCGCCAGGTTGGCAAAACTCGAAGACATCTGCGTCGCTATCTGGTCCATGAGCCCTGCCGCGCCCGCCTTAAGCTGGAACGATACCGTCGACGCTATCTGCTCGCTGATTGCCTTCATCACCTGATCCATAGCCTGCTGCAGATACGGAGCCAGCTGCTTTTGCACATAGTCGGTCATCGCCTGCTGCAGGCGCTCGGCCAGGGCATCGCCGCCGAGCGCTTTGAGCTGGGCCAGGATTTGCTGGGCTGCCGTATCACTCTCAAGATACGCCGAGAACGCGGCGGCAAGCTTTGACGCGTCCTTAAGATCATCGGGTGTCAGCGCCTTAAACTGATCAGACTGAAAAAAGCCCTCAAACAGCTGGTTGGCCAGCGTTCCCACCTGCTGCATTTGCTCGGGCGTGAGTTCCAGACCGTCAAAGATGCCCGAGAAATCTGGGGCTGGCGCTTTGGCCATGATGTCGCTGAAGTCGATGTCCTTACCAACGCCCGAAAGGTCAATGTCCAGCCCGGATAAGTCGATACCAGAAAGGTCCATACCGCCGGCCGCACCCGAGAGTGCAGACGTATCGAACGAGAACGCACTCTTGAGCGCCGCCTCGTCCACACTGAACATGCTGCCCAGGTCCACGCCTTGTTTGGCCTCGCCTTGCAGCTCATCGAAAGACTTGCCCGTAAAGACATCCGTCTCGGGGTGGGCGAGTTGCTCCTGCACAATCTGCGAATCGGCGGCGCGCTCCATAAGCTGGCGAGTCAGCGCATGCGTATAGGCAATGCCCGGGGACAACGCGCTCGCGTTGGCCGTCTCGTTGGGTCGCACCACGCCCACAATGTGCACGTCAATACCGTTGGCAACCTTGGCGGCCATAAAGTCGGCGTCGCCAGACATGTCAGTCCACATGCCGGTCTCTTCGTTTTTGCGATACGCATCGGCCGGCGACAGCACCTTAAACGTCGTGGACAGCGCATCGTCGTAGGTAAAGTCGGTGCCGGTCTCGGGCGTTTCGACCCCACCGTCGGCCGCCATGGCGCTGTTAACCAGGTCATTGAGCTCATCAATATCCAGCGCACCGATGCTGTAGAGCGTGTAATCGCCCACCGTGCCACGGCTCGAAAGCACCATTACGGCTTCGTTAGCAGACGTGGGCCAATGACCGGCGACGACATCGTACTGGCTGTCGAGCAGGCTCTGGTCGTCGATCATCTCGTTAAAGACCGAGGTTCCCATGGATTCCATGCTCACCGTTGCCGCCGAGCTCGCGCCTCCGCTCATGGCCTCGGTCATGGCGTTGGGCACCAGCCGGACGGGCTTCTCGTCGCCCTTACCCGCACGATAGACAACCGGCGTCACGCCATAGCCGTACTGGATGGCGTTGACTTCTTTATCGATGCCATCGCCACCGGCATCGAGCCATGCCTTAAAGCTCGTCATGTCATTGGACTTAACGCTCGCAAACATATTCTTTACGGCCGTGACCACGGGAATCTTATCGGTTCCCTTAGCCTTGCCGCCGGCACTGTCGTCGGACAAATCCACGTTTTCAGGCGAGTCATCATCCGTGGCCCCCTGTCCACCCATCATGGACGACAGGTCGTAATCCTGCTTGGAAATGGTGAGCGGGTAGCTCGAGAGCGTATCCTCCTCGACCTTTTTGATGTAGCCGTTTACGCCGTTGGACAGCGCCAGAATCGCCGCGATACCGATAATGCCAATCGAGCCCGCAAAGGCCGTCATGGCCGTGCGGCCCTTTTTGGTCATGAGGTTTCGGGCAGAAAGCCCCAGCGCCGTCACAAAGCTCATCGAGGTTTTGCGCGTAGGCTTGGCCTCGCGACGCGCGGCCTTTGCTACATCAAAGGGGTCGGAATCGTCGGTAATCTTGCCGTCCGCCAGGTTGACGATGCGCGTGGCGTACTGGTACGCCAACTCAGGATTATGCGTGACCATAATAACCAGACGGTCGCGCGCCACGTCCTTGAGCAAGTCCATGACCTGCACGGACGTTGCGGAATCCAAGGCGCCGGTCGGCTCGTCTGCCAGCACGATCTCGGGATCATTGATCAGGGCGCGGGCGATGGCCACGCGTTGCATCTGTCCGCCCGATAGCTGGCTCGGGCGCTTGTTAACGTGCTCGCCCAGGCCGACTTTCTCCAACGCCTCACGTGCACGCTGGCGGCGCTCGGCATGGCCCACACCCGTGAGCGTAAGCGCCAGCTCAACGTTTTCCAAGATGGTCTGATGCGGAATGAGGTTATAGCTCTGGAACACAAAGCCGATGCGGTTGTTGCGATAAGCATCCCAATCGCGATCGCGAAAGTCCTTGGTCGAAATGCCGTCGATTAACAGGTCGCCGGAATCGAAATGATCGAGCCCACCGATAACGTTGAGCATCGTAGTTTTGCCCGAGCCCGAGGGGCCCAGAATGGCCACGAACTCGTTATCGCGAAAAGACAGGCTTACGCTGTCGAGCGCCACCTGCGTAAACGACTGGGTAACGTACCTTTTGCAAATACCTTTGAGCTCCAACATGGACGGCGACCTCTCCTGCACAGGCACTCTGCCCGCTCTCACCCGCCGTTCGTATTCGACGCGTTTGTCCTACTCTATCCCCATTTTTTGCCGGCACCAGTGAAGAATGTAGGGAACCGCACCAAAAAACGAACGGGACGGCGCCTAAAAAAGAGGTCCCGAGCGGGACCTCTTTATGGTGGAGATTATCTTGAAAGGGAGCGGGCTACTTCGTACAGCGGCGCACGATCCTCGCTGTGCTTTACGCGTTTTCTACTGCTCGCTATTCGCAA
Protein-coding regions in this window:
- a CDS encoding TetR/AcrR family transcriptional regulator, giving the protein MYDLVAEVGYDKASIGKICDFVGISKPSVYYYFPSKEEIFTTLLDSMFPTIDYQRDYSLIVDRDGFKAALIELGNSVIGGYRSDEKRRRVLAEVSVQANRIPAVQERQATATKRTMDALKDILLHGVEIGAFSDSADVMLYVQILYTVLEGASNTVAQGEDIDEKAVWAGIVELMFK
- a CDS encoding MFS transporter codes for the protein MTLTTPAKKDCLRESGAFAWVVVIALGLMSAGTTGTYSIIAGSFVAPVCEDLGFDYTSFSFYFTAILLGLALGLPLLSRFIPKVIGKPWHICIELVLIAAGAAMAFYTEVWMFTVSAAAIGICFSFTTGVCMSDVIDQWFSKSSGLAIGLAWGVNSLCTLLLSPVITLVIEQQGWRTGYIVLAAVSAAMILPASAFIIRLNPSDRNMLPYGETASETHESCSADEQEDVLSGMALRDAAKTPSFILCVLLLCVAQLTCCMNQLFPTYASEVGFNPIVGSLMVSAASLSDIFLNPFVGKTCDKLGAIKATVAWTGVSILSFLLLIIGGSNETVSIIAAGVNDVMFAIVGTAMPMLLLSLFGSRDFGRIYSIVCSAGYVVGAFGMPVMMKVYGMAGSFQGVFIFCIACNLMIAAFAIVSGFLNKAAEK
- a CDS encoding ABC transporter ATP-binding protein/permease; translation: MLELKGICKRYVTQSFTQVALDSVSLSFRDNEFVAILGPSGSGKTTMLNVIGGLDHFDSGDLLIDGISTKDFRDRDWDAYRNNRIGFVFQSYNLIPHQTILENVELALTLTGVGHAERRQRAREALEKVGLGEHVNKRPSQLSGGQMQRVAIARALINDPEIVLADEPTGALDSATSVQVMDLLKDVARDRLVIMVTHNPELAYQYATRIVNLADGKITDDSDPFDVAKAARREAKPTRKTSMSFVTALGLSARNLMTKKGRTAMTAFAGSIGIIGIAAILALSNGVNGYIKKVEEDTLSSYPLTISKQDYDLSSMMGGQGATDDDSPENVDLSDDSAGGKAKGTDKIPVVTAVKNMFASVKSNDMTSFKAWLDAGGDGIDKEVNAIQYGYGVTPVVYRAGKGDEKPVRLVPNAMTEAMSGGASSAATVSMESMGTSVFNEMIDDQSLLDSQYDVVAGHWPTSANEAVMVLSSRGTVGDYTLYSIGALDIDELNDLVNSAMAADGGVETPETGTDFTYDDALSTTFKVLSPADAYRKNEETGMWTDMSGDADFMAAKVANGIDVHIVGVVRPNETANASALSPGIAYTHALTRQLMERAADSQIVQEQLAHPETDVFTGKSFDELQGEAKQGVDLGSMFSVDEAALKSAFSFDTSALSGAAGGMDLSGIDLSGLDIDLSGVGKDIDFSDIMAKAPAPDFSGIFDGLELTPEQMQQVGTLANQLFEGFFQSDQFKALTPDDLKDASKLAAAFSAYLESDTAAQQILAQLKALGGDALAERLQQAMTDYVQKQLAPYLQQAMDQVMKAISEQIASTVSFQLKAGAAGLMDQIATQMSSSFANLASAMRVDASAFARAIHSNMDAEDLSSLMMSYAKASKLTYDNNLTTLGYADEADPISVKIFPRDFEAKERVLDHIDAYNKQVKAAGHDDRAISYTDYMGIIMGSVTDIVNTISLVLIAFVSISLVVSSIMIGIITYISVLERKKEIGILRAIGASKRNVANVFNAETFIEGLISGVFAIVVVVAVSFPVNAWALAAKQVPNLMSLPVQDALVLIAISVLLTVVAGLLPARSASKKDPVEALRSE